A stretch of the Clostridiales bacterium genome encodes the following:
- a CDS encoding BMP family ABC transporter substrate-binding protein has translation MEKRYCAATVVICILMLLAFALSSGFFTRSSVEGTLTVGFIYSEDESTPYTYNFTQGQRALAEHYGSRVKILVQSNVHGKEAEEPIRDLVRKGCRLVFINADTEAAAQLCKEYPDVQFCQVSLPGIDPKELPDNYHTFNGEIYQARYAAGVAAGMKLRAMIDAGELRPEDAKVGYVAANNSAEVVSGYTAFILGIRAEAPEAVMRVRYTGSWSNYSVEKNVARELIEEGCVVISQHTNTMAPAIACEEAAAKGNRVYHVGYHQSMMDVAPSTALISLRTNWTPYILSATEAVLNGKPIESAVPGHVHGRDISAGFDQNWVQLLELNNQLAAPGTEEYLNRVTDSLKKGKTEVFRGNYTGVNPEDPTDTIDLKTGYRENEFSSAPSFRYILQECVTEEN, from the coding sequence ATGGAAAAGAGGTATTGTGCCGCAACGGTTGTCATCTGTATCCTGATGTTGCTGGCGTTTGCCCTGTCATCCGGATTTTTCACGCGGAGCAGCGTGGAAGGAACACTGACGGTCGGATTTATCTATTCGGAAGATGAAAGTACCCCCTACACATACAATTTCACCCAGGGCCAGCGGGCGCTGGCAGAGCATTACGGCAGCCGCGTCAAAATCCTGGTGCAGAGCAACGTCCATGGCAAGGAAGCGGAAGAACCGATCCGCGACCTGGTCCGGAAGGGATGCCGGCTGGTATTTATCAATGCCGACACGGAAGCTGCCGCACAGCTGTGCAAGGAGTATCCGGACGTCCAGTTCTGCCAGGTATCCCTGCCCGGAATCGACCCGAAGGAACTGCCGGACAACTACCATACGTTCAACGGGGAAATCTACCAGGCCCGATATGCTGCCGGCGTCGCAGCCGGGATGAAGCTGCGCGCCATGATCGATGCGGGGGAACTCCGGCCGGAAGACGCCAAGGTCGGATATGTGGCGGCCAACAACAGCGCGGAGGTTGTGTCGGGGTATACGGCGTTTATCCTGGGGATCCGGGCGGAAGCGCCGGAAGCGGTGATGCGGGTGCGTTATACCGGAAGCTGGAGCAACTACAGCGTGGAAAAGAACGTCGCACGGGAACTGATTGAAGAAGGCTGTGTTGTGATATCCCAGCATACCAACACCATGGCACCGGCGATTGCGTGTGAGGAAGCGGCTGCGAAGGGGAACCGGGTATACCATGTCGGATATCACCAGAGCATGATGGACGTTGCCCCTTCGACTGCACTGATCAGCCTGCGAACCAACTGGACCCCCTACATCCTCAGCGCTACGGAAGCAGTACTGAACGGGAAACCGATTGAGAGTGCAGTCCCCGGGCATGTTCATGGCCGGGACATCAGCGCCGGGTTTGACCAGAACTGGGTGCAGCTGCTGGAACTGAACAATCAGCTTGCCGCTCCCGGCACAGAAGAATACCTGAACCGAGTGACTGATTCCCTGAAGAAGGGAAAGACAGAAGTGTTCCGCGGAAACTATACGGGGGTGAACCCGGAAGATCCGACAGACACAATCGACCTGAAGACGGGATACCGGGAAAACGAGTTCTCTTCTGCGCCGTCCTTCCGGTATATCCTGCAGGAATGCGTGACGGAGGAAAACTGA
- a CDS encoding HD domain-containing protein → MKKYKFPLFCVWVVLCLLMNYGGRMLSTHLALPVWLDAIGTVLYAYVAGPLCGAVLGLTSNLIYYVTFGHNWIYGIISILIAVIVGIAAHRKKMDDLFGIMTVGGIMALACTAACVPLNYFMNNGSTGNIWGDAVIGYMQELSLPYVLCLSTGQLYVEMLDKLLIMLLLYIAVCISKIPRIRRMLREIKVIRRKTDGNTTQAAKTLALLLAAGICAAAVPAPVRAETEKTDFNDYVQTIYSSTNGLPCGEANDIAQTNDGILWIGTYAGLYRYNGREFRWMDYESVRNVNTLYVDEEGRLWIGTNDNGLSIAINEQIVNVIDQASGLPSNSVRDIVCSSDGYYYIGTTSSMQVLTMNYGLRQVNTLAEIYYADDMDADREGHVATVTSGGTLYLLQGGTVLSSRQMTDGKTVFKSCEFDTNGHLMAATTGHEIYEFDISRGWFDEIGVLSTGTLESIKDIDRMDTGELLITADNGVGVIRQDGTFDRVNTNKFNNSIDKVMEDYQGNLWFTSSRLGLLRLAPSDFRDIYTTVGMDNRVVNTTALWQGTYYFGTDKGLDAVDAACRNRVTNELTEQMKESRIRCMITDSDDHLWICTYNNGLFEVEPDGTQHQYSGISAGFGNRARVVTQLSDGTILAAGDTGIIYIRDHKIVNRILYSSGMIHSMILTLTELDNGIVLAGTDGNGIAVLRDGKAERMLTRADGLGSEVVLRTIRDPGGDGVFIVTSNGLCYMDTDASIRKLDNFPYFNNYDIWIREPDTLFVMSSAGIYVVNRNELLSGKAEISYELLDSRRGLNSSLTANSWTFFNKETDELFLACDTGAFVINTARYSSDSQTYRMSVPSVRMDGVMHRMERGMPLTIGRGVHKLELYPEVVNYTIQDPNVGYKLEGFDRGWTIVPQNSLGTITYTNLPEGEYSFRLAVFDNNQENILAERSYEIIKDMELHDRPGFVIYLLTIPLFSVGWLIWLYFKRRNQRVERELAEANRRVEMGKQTVAAIAKAVDAKDERTGGHSQRVAEYSRLIAKACGMNKDECQEIEWAARLHDIGKIAIPDAILNKDGRLTDEEYARMKSHTLEGAEILKDFTLLKHVTEGAEFHHERPDGKGYPKGLKGDEIPLYARIIGVADAFDAMTATRVYRKQMDFSYVLGELEKGRGTQFDSKYVDILLNLIHTGEIDINKMYGIPAEESTQAEPAEKAAGAADAPQGKEA, encoded by the coding sequence ATGAAAAAATATAAATTTCCCCTGTTCTGTGTATGGGTTGTGCTCTGCCTGCTGATGAATTACGGCGGGCGGATGCTTTCCACCCACCTGGCCCTTCCGGTATGGCTGGACGCCATCGGAACCGTGCTGTACGCCTATGTTGCCGGCCCGCTGTGCGGCGCGGTGCTCGGCCTGACATCCAACCTAATATACTATGTAACATTCGGACACAACTGGATTTACGGAATCATCAGCATCCTGATCGCTGTGATCGTCGGCATTGCAGCCCACCGGAAAAAGATGGACGACCTGTTCGGCATCATGACGGTGGGCGGTATCATGGCGCTTGCGTGTACGGCTGCCTGCGTCCCGCTGAACTATTTTATGAATAACGGCAGTACCGGCAACATCTGGGGCGATGCAGTGATCGGATACATGCAGGAGCTCTCGCTGCCGTATGTACTATGCCTGTCTACCGGGCAGCTGTATGTGGAAATGCTGGACAAGCTGCTGATTATGCTGCTGCTGTATATTGCGGTGTGCATTTCCAAAATCCCGAGAATCCGCCGGATGCTCCGGGAGATCAAGGTGATCCGGCGGAAGACGGACGGTAATACAACCCAAGCCGCGAAAACGCTTGCCCTGCTGCTGGCAGCCGGGATCTGTGCGGCAGCGGTTCCCGCGCCGGTCCGGGCAGAGACGGAAAAGACCGATTTCAACGATTACGTACAGACCATCTATTCCAGCACAAACGGACTGCCCTGCGGAGAAGCGAACGATATCGCGCAGACCAATGACGGCATCCTGTGGATCGGTACCTATGCCGGACTGTACCGCTACAACGGGCGGGAATTCCGCTGGATGGACTATGAGTCGGTTCGAAATGTGAATACCCTGTATGTGGATGAGGAAGGCCGGCTGTGGATCGGGACCAATGACAACGGGCTGTCCATCGCGATCAACGAGCAGATTGTGAATGTGATTGACCAGGCCAGCGGGCTTCCGAGCAATTCCGTGCGGGATATAGTCTGCAGTTCGGACGGATACTACTATATCGGTACAACGAGCAGCATGCAGGTGCTGACCATGAATTACGGCCTGCGACAGGTGAACACGCTGGCGGAGATCTACTATGCTGACGACATGGACGCGGACCGGGAAGGCCATGTCGCCACGGTGACATCCGGCGGCACGCTGTACCTGCTGCAGGGCGGGACGGTGCTTTCCTCCCGCCAGATGACGGATGGGAAGACCGTGTTCAAGAGCTGCGAGTTTGACACAAACGGACACCTGATGGCCGCAACAACCGGACATGAGATTTATGAATTTGACATCAGCCGGGGCTGGTTTGACGAAATCGGCGTGCTTTCCACCGGAACGCTGGAAAGCATCAAGGATATCGACCGGATGGACACCGGGGAGCTGCTGATCACCGCGGACAACGGCGTCGGAGTGATCCGGCAGGACGGTACGTTTGACCGGGTCAATACCAACAAATTCAACAATTCCATTGACAAAGTGATGGAGGATTACCAGGGCAACCTGTGGTTTACGTCCTCCCGGCTGGGCCTGCTGCGGCTGGCTCCGTCCGATTTTCGGGATATATATACCACAGTTGGCATGGACAACCGGGTGGTGAATACAACGGCCCTTTGGCAGGGCACCTATTATTTCGGAACGGACAAGGGACTGGACGCGGTGGATGCCGCTTGCCGGAACCGGGTCACAAACGAACTGACGGAACAGATGAAAGAATCCCGGATCCGCTGCATGATCACGGATTCGGATGACCACCTGTGGATTTGCACCTACAACAACGGACTGTTTGAAGTGGAACCGGACGGTACCCAGCATCAGTACAGCGGGATCAGCGCCGGATTCGGAAACCGCGCGCGGGTGGTGACCCAGCTGTCGGACGGAACCATCCTGGCGGCAGGGGACACCGGAATCATCTACATCCGGGATCACAAGATCGTCAACCGGATCCTGTATTCCAGCGGGATGATCCATTCGATGATCCTGACCCTGACGGAACTGGACAACGGAATCGTACTGGCCGGAACGGACGGAAACGGGATCGCGGTGCTGCGGGACGGAAAAGCGGAGCGCATGCTGACCCGTGCGGACGGACTGGGTTCTGAAGTCGTCCTGCGGACGATCCGGGATCCCGGGGGCGACGGGGTATTTATCGTTACCAGCAACGGGCTGTGCTACATGGACACGGATGCGTCCATCCGGAAGCTGGACAATTTCCCGTATTTCAACAATTACGACATCTGGATCCGGGAACCGGACACCCTGTTTGTGATGTCCAGCGCCGGAATCTATGTGGTGAACCGGAACGAACTGCTGAGCGGCAAGGCGGAGATCAGCTATGAACTGCTGGACTCCCGGCGCGGACTGAACAGTTCGCTGACCGCGAATTCCTGGACGTTTTTCAATAAAGAAACTGACGAACTGTTCCTCGCGTGCGACACAGGAGCATTTGTGATCAACACTGCCCGTTACTCTTCAGACAGCCAGACATACCGCATGAGTGTTCCATCGGTCCGGATGGATGGCGTTATGCACCGGATGGAGCGGGGAATGCCGCTGACAATCGGCCGGGGCGTGCACAAGCTGGAGCTGTATCCGGAAGTGGTGAACTACACCATCCAGGATCCGAACGTGGGATACAAGCTGGAAGGCTTTGACCGGGGATGGACCATTGTTCCGCAGAACAGCCTCGGGACGATTACCTATACCAACCTGCCGGAAGGAGAGTACAGTTTCCGGCTGGCAGTATTTGACAACAACCAGGAGAATATCCTGGCAGAGCGTTCCTACGAAATCATCAAGGATATGGAACTGCATGACCGGCCGGGATTCGTTATTTACCTGCTGACGATTCCCCTGTTCTCGGTGGGCTGGCTGATCTGGCTGTACTTTAAACGCCGGAACCAGCGCGTTGAACGGGAACTGGCCGAAGCCAACCGCCGGGTTGAGATGGGCAAACAGACGGTGGCCGCCATCGCAAAGGCGGTGGACGCGAAGGATGAACGCACCGGAGGCCACAGCCAGCGCGTTGCGGAGTATTCCCGGCTGATTGCCAAAGCCTGCGGGATGAACAAGGATGAGTGCCAGGAAATTGAATGGGCGGCAAGGCTGCATGACATCGGCAAAATCGCAATTCCGGACGCCATCCTGAACAAGGACGGCCGGCTCACGGATGAGGAGTATGCCCGCATGAAATCCCATACGCTGGAAGGCGCGGAAATCCTGAAGGATTTCACGCTGCTCAAGCATGTGACGGAGGGCGCGGAGTTCCACCATGAACGGCCGGACGGAAAAGGATACCCGAAGGGGCTGAAGGGAGATGAAATTCCCTTATATGCCCGGATTATCGGCGTGGCTGATGCGTTTGACGCGATGACCGCCACCCGCGTTTACCGGAAGCAGATGGATTTCAGCTACGTACTCGGTGAACTGGAAAAAGGCCGGGGGACCCAGTTTGACTCGAAATATGTGGATATCCTGCTGAACCTGATCCATACCGGTGAAATTGATATCAACAAGATGTACGGGATTCCGGCGGAGGAAAGCACGCAGGCAGAACCTGCGGAAAAGGCCGCAGGGGCGGCCGATGCTCCGCAGGGAAAGGAGGCATGA
- a CDS encoding amino acid ABC transporter substrate-binding protein: MKKTRIKQVSAILLAAAVLCFCGGIVSGTCENIYTVNEWNFVDSSMDVSGGIPEDASGVLARIRERGVLRVATEPYYPPQEFIDPGFDGQDKYRGADMELARLIAERMGVELHIEEMEFTEVLPAVANDQCDLAVSALSFTPGRASSHTMSKGYYFSDIPKTVIIIRAEDAAEITSVADLAGKTLAAQQGSLQEAMMAANVYVYKEFRRLSQVQEVYSAVARGTADAGAADAETAIEYLANNPQEGLMILPGVEFYLQREYLGDRIAARNGEYELIAFVNGVIDEVLKNQLYDEWIAEARERVRELGM, translated from the coding sequence ATGAAGAAGACGAGAATAAAACAAGTATCCGCAATCCTGCTCGCGGCAGCTGTTTTGTGCTTTTGCGGCGGTATTGTTTCCGGAACATGTGAAAATATCTATACCGTGAATGAATGGAACTTTGTGGACAGCTCCATGGATGTGAGCGGCGGGATTCCGGAGGATGCTTCTGGTGTACTGGCCCGGATCCGCGAGCGGGGCGTCCTGCGGGTGGCGACGGAACCGTATTATCCGCCCCAGGAGTTTATTGACCCGGGCTTCGACGGACAGGACAAATACCGGGGCGCGGACATGGAACTGGCCCGCCTGATTGCCGAACGGATGGGCGTTGAACTTCATATTGAAGAAATGGAATTTACCGAGGTCCTGCCGGCGGTTGCCAACGATCAGTGTGACCTTGCCGTTTCCGCGCTTTCCTTTACCCCGGGGCGGGCCTCCAGCCATACAATGTCCAAAGGGTACTATTTTTCCGATATTCCCAAGACCGTGATTATCATCCGGGCGGAGGACGCTGCGGAAATCACATCGGTGGCGGACCTGGCCGGCAAAACGCTGGCCGCCCAGCAGGGATCGCTGCAGGAAGCAATGATGGCCGCGAATGTATATGTTTACAAAGAATTCCGCCGCCTGTCCCAGGTTCAGGAAGTATACAGCGCCGTTGCGCGGGGAACCGCGGACGCAGGCGCCGCGGATGCGGAAACCGCGATTGAATACCTGGCGAACAATCCGCAGGAGGGACTGATGATTCTCCCCGGGGTTGAGTTCTATCTCCAGCGGGAATACCTGGGTGACCGGATTGCGGCCCGGAACGGGGAATATGAGCTGATCGCCTTCGTAAACGGCGTGATTGACGAAGTGCTGAAAAACCAGCTGTATGATGAGTGGATCGCGGAAGCCCGGGAACGTGTACGCGAACTTGGAATGTAA
- a CDS encoding adenine phosphoribosyltransferase, with amino-acid sequence MSKKLEDYVVTIPDFPEPGIMFRDITSVIQDPDGLKLAVDGLAGLLEDVDFDLVIGPESRGFIFGVPVAYLRGKGFVPVRKKGKLPRETVSQKYDLEYGQAEVEMHKDAIQPGQKVVIVDDLIATGGSAEAAAKLVEKLGGQIVRMVFVMELAGLEGRKKLAGYDVQSLIVYPGK; translated from the coding sequence ATGAGCAAAAAACTGGAAGATTATGTGGTGACAATACCGGATTTCCCGGAACCGGGAATTATGTTCCGGGATATTACTTCGGTGATTCAGGATCCGGATGGACTGAAGCTGGCGGTGGACGGGCTGGCCGGCCTGCTGGAGGACGTGGATTTTGACCTGGTGATCGGGCCGGAATCCCGCGGATTCATCTTCGGCGTACCGGTTGCGTACCTGCGCGGAAAGGGCTTTGTGCCGGTCCGCAAAAAGGGAAAGCTGCCCCGCGAAACCGTGAGCCAGAAATATGACCTGGAATACGGACAGGCCGAAGTGGAAATGCACAAGGATGCCATCCAGCCGGGCCAGAAGGTGGTTATTGTGGATGACCTGATCGCCACCGGCGGATCCGCGGAAGCGGCGGCCAAGCTGGTGGAAAAGCTGGGCGGACAGATTGTGCGCATGGTTTTCGTGATGGAACTGGCCGGGCTGGAAGGCCGGAAAAAGCTGGCCGGATACGACGTGCAGTCCCTGATTGTATATCCGGGCAAATAA
- a CDS encoding thymidine kinase → MAKLFFRYGAMGSSKTANAIMVQYNYQERGQKALMVKPKIDTRDGARVVASRSGLTTPCIFMEELTDEVAKEYDCILVDEAQFLTKAQVELLVYIVDVLHIPVIAYGLRADFRGNLFEGSQWLLAWADSIEEIKTVCWCGKKATFNARVQNGKVIKAGDQIMLGGNESYTALCRKHWAEGKLGPDA, encoded by the coding sequence ATGGCTAAGCTTTTCTTTCGTTATGGCGCAATGGGGTCATCCAAAACCGCCAACGCCATCATGGTCCAGTATAATTACCAGGAGCGCGGCCAGAAGGCGCTCATGGTCAAGCCGAAAATCGATACGCGGGACGGGGCGCGCGTGGTAGCCTCCCGTTCCGGCCTGACCACGCCGTGCATCTTCATGGAAGAGCTCACGGATGAAGTGGCGAAGGAATACGACTGCATCCTCGTGGACGAAGCCCAGTTCCTCACCAAAGCCCAGGTGGAGCTCCTGGTGTATATTGTCGATGTACTGCACATTCCCGTCATCGCCTACGGTCTCCGGGCGGACTTCCGCGGCAACCTGTTTGAAGGTTCCCAGTGGCTGCTGGCCTGGGCGGACAGTATTGAGGAAATCAAAACCGTCTGCTGGTGCGGGAAAAAGGCCACCTTCAACGCCCGGGTGCAAAACGGAAAAGTCATCAAGGCCGGCGATCAGATCATGCTCGGCGGCAACGAAAGCTATACCGCCCTGTGCCGGAAGCACTGGGCGGAAGGAAAGCTCGGGCCGGATGCCTGA
- a CDS encoding glycoside hydrolase family 31 protein, producing the protein MQFITEKNALIARRAGETLRIEGWGRDSLRVRAVMYDGWTGNDWALTETLEETTCEVQTGKDTDGTPCAQIRNGRLTATVNFAGVISFFRDGALILREYYRSYGGTISRGSRCLKIVNREWKGCIGGSEYQLTVRFDANDGEKIFGMGQYQQPEMNLKGSLIELAQRNSQISVPFMVSSLGYGLLWNNPAVGSVTFANNRTEWIARSTRQMDYWITCADSPKEILRNYTGVTGRAPEFPENLMGLWQCKLRYRTQEEVLTVARQYQKEGIHIDQIVIDFFHWTLQGDWKFDKTYWPDPKAMVDELHSMGIRVIVSVWPSVDRKSENFGPMMEQGLLIRTERGAAQTYDYQGDCVEIDPFNPETRKYIWEVCRKNYYDFGIDGFWLDNSEPDYGVYDFENYRYCAGPALSCSNMYPQMFSRAFFESMKEEKAGTPVNLLRCGWAGSQKYGNVIWSGDVPSTFESFREQLQAGLNMGLAGIPWWTTDIGGFMTDDVNDPDFRQLLIRWYQFAVYSAVLRMHGDRGPYDIPPLDDRDWGGGYLHTGQPNELWSYGEENYRIMRKYYDIRIAMHDYIKALYREAHENGSPLIRTMFYEFPEDAKCWEIQDQYMFGPDYLVAPILYLNAFERDVYLPEGTWENVNTGETVQGGCTIHVNAPIDEIPVFRKK; encoded by the coding sequence ATGCAGTTTATTACGGAAAAGAACGCGCTGATTGCGCGGCGGGCGGGTGAAACCCTGCGGATTGAAGGATGGGGCCGTGACAGCCTGCGGGTGCGCGCGGTGATGTACGACGGATGGACCGGGAATGACTGGGCCCTGACGGAAACACTGGAAGAAACGACCTGCGAGGTGCAGACCGGCAAGGATACTGACGGCACCCCGTGCGCGCAGATCCGGAACGGACGGCTGACAGCCACCGTGAATTTTGCGGGAGTGATCAGCTTTTTCCGGGACGGCGCGCTGATCCTGCGTGAATACTACCGCTCCTACGGTGGAACGATTTCCCGCGGGAGCCGGTGCCTGAAAATCGTGAACCGAGAATGGAAGGGATGCATCGGCGGCAGCGAATACCAGCTGACCGTCCGGTTTGACGCCAATGACGGGGAGAAGATCTTCGGCATGGGCCAGTACCAGCAGCCGGAGATGAACCTGAAGGGCAGCCTGATTGAGCTGGCCCAGCGGAACAGCCAGATTTCCGTACCGTTCATGGTCAGCAGCCTGGGCTACGGCCTGCTGTGGAACAATCCAGCCGTTGGCAGCGTGACATTTGCCAACAACCGCACGGAATGGATTGCCCGGAGCACCCGCCAGATGGATTACTGGATTACCTGCGCGGACAGTCCGAAGGAGATCCTCCGGAACTATACCGGCGTGACCGGACGGGCGCCTGAATTCCCGGAAAACCTGATGGGCCTGTGGCAGTGCAAACTGCGTTACCGCACCCAGGAGGAAGTGCTGACGGTAGCACGGCAGTACCAGAAGGAAGGCATCCATATCGACCAGATTGTGATCGACTTCTTCCACTGGACGCTGCAGGGTGACTGGAAGTTTGACAAGACCTACTGGCCGGATCCCAAAGCCATGGTGGATGAGCTGCACAGCATGGGAATCCGGGTGATCGTTTCCGTATGGCCCAGTGTGGACCGGAAGAGCGAGAATTTCGGCCCGATGATGGAGCAGGGACTGCTGATCCGCACGGAGCGCGGCGCAGCCCAGACATACGATTACCAGGGCGACTGCGTGGAGATTGACCCGTTCAACCCGGAAACCCGGAAGTATATCTGGGAAGTATGCAGAAAGAACTATTACGACTTCGGAATCGACGGGTTCTGGCTGGACAACTCCGAACCGGACTACGGGGTATATGACTTTGAGAACTACCGCTACTGCGCCGGACCTGCGCTGAGCTGCAGCAACATGTATCCGCAGATGTTCTCCCGGGCGTTCTTTGAGTCGATGAAGGAAGAAAAAGCCGGAACGCCGGTGAACCTGCTGCGCTGCGGCTGGGCCGGCAGCCAGAAATACGGCAATGTGATCTGGAGCGGCGACGTACCGAGCACCTTCGAAAGCTTCCGCGAACAGCTGCAGGCCGGACTGAACATGGGCCTGGCGGGCATTCCGTGGTGGACAACGGATATCGGCGGATTCATGACGGATGACGTGAATGATCCGGATTTCCGCCAGCTGCTGATCCGCTGGTACCAGTTTGCCGTATACTCCGCGGTGCTGCGGATGCACGGCGACCGCGGCCCGTACGACATTCCGCCGCTGGATGACCGCGACTGGGGCGGCGGATACCTGCATACCGGCCAGCCCAACGAGCTGTGGAGCTACGGGGAAGAAAACTACCGGATCATGCGGAAGTACTACGATATCCGCATCGCGATGCATGACTACATCAAGGCGCTGTACCGGGAAGCGCATGAAAACGGATCTCCCCTGATCCGCACGATGTTCTACGAATTCCCGGAGGATGCGAAGTGCTGGGAGATCCAGGACCAGTATATGTTCGGACCGGATTACCTGGTGGCGCCCATCCTGTATCTGAACGCGTTTGAACGGGACGTTTACCTGCCGGAGGGCACATGGGAGAACGTCAATACCGGGGAGACGGTGCAGGGCGGATGCACAATCCACGTGAACGCGCCGATCGATGAGATTCCGGTTTTCAGAAAGAAATAA
- a CDS encoding alpha amylase C-terminal domain-containing protein gives MDIRKLNAPYEIIRIDPWLEPYAGDIGLRMDRFKEKRQQIAPDAETLAGFANGHLFFGFHRTGDGWVFREWLPGADEVYLTGDFNEWNRESHPLTRGENGVWEITLDGKDGLENGQYVKLWIRKGQDGFERLPAYSTRVSMDEKSHTLCTRVWDPGEEYPWTDADFMRRKPDAPLIYEAHIGMAQDREGIGTYREFADNVIPRILHLGYNTIQLMAVQEHPYYGSFGYQVTNFFAASHWYGEPDDLKYLINKAHAAGIRVLLDVVHSHACPNVGEGLQLQDGTDEQYFLSGGEGWHPAWGTRLFNYGRPEVLHFLLSNLKFWQTEYHFDGFRFDGVTSMIYRDHGLGSAFTNYDMYFNMNTDIQALNYLQLANELIHEVNPNALTVAEDMSGMPGMCLPIAEGGIGFDYRLAMGEPDYWIKLLKDTRDEDWNMNALWHEMTTRRPQEKVIGYCESHDQALVGDKTIIFRMADAEMYTGMNKDYHTLTMDRAIELHKIIRLYTMSLGGNGYLNFMGNEFGHPEWIDFPREGNGWSYKYCRRQWSLVDNPNLKYEWLNEFDAAMIHMAREHNLLDDPNAVSLWIDPERKIITFSRGKLLFVFNFHNSYSETHFFLHAHTVGEGSYRVILSSDEKRFGGPGIIDHDYIYHTGYTEGRGLGFDVYSPCRTAMVLEKTED, from the coding sequence ATGGATATCCGGAAACTGAACGCTCCCTATGAGATTATCCGGATTGACCCCTGGCTGGAACCCTACGCGGGGGATATTGGGCTCCGGATGGACCGTTTTAAGGAAAAACGGCAGCAGATCGCGCCGGACGCGGAAACGCTCGCCGGATTTGCAAACGGCCACCTGTTTTTTGGATTTCATCGGACCGGGGACGGCTGGGTATTCCGCGAATGGCTGCCCGGCGCAGATGAGGTGTACTTAACCGGCGATTTCAACGAATGGAACCGGGAAAGCCATCCGCTGACGCGCGGGGAGAACGGCGTGTGGGAAATCACGCTGGACGGGAAGGACGGCCTGGAAAACGGCCAGTACGTCAAGCTGTGGATCCGGAAAGGACAGGACGGATTTGAACGCCTGCCGGCATACAGCACCCGGGTGAGCATGGACGAAAAGAGCCATACGCTGTGCACCCGGGTATGGGATCCCGGAGAGGAATACCCGTGGACGGACGCGGACTTTATGCGCCGGAAACCGGACGCCCCGCTGATCTACGAGGCGCATATCGGCATGGCGCAGGACCGGGAGGGGATCGGTACCTACCGGGAATTCGCAGACAATGTGATACCGCGCATCCTGCACCTGGGCTACAACACCATCCAGCTGATGGCAGTACAGGAGCATCCGTACTACGGTTCCTTCGGATACCAGGTGACGAACTTCTTTGCTGCGTCCCACTGGTACGGAGAACCGGACGACCTGAAATACCTGATCAACAAGGCGCATGCGGCCGGAATCCGGGTGCTGCTGGACGTGGTGCACAGCCACGCCTGCCCGAACGTCGGGGAAGGGCTGCAGCTGCAGGACGGTACGGACGAACAGTATTTCCTGAGCGGCGGCGAGGGCTGGCATCCCGCATGGGGAACGAGGCTGTTCAATTACGGCCGCCCTGAGGTGCTCCATTTCCTGCTGAGCAACCTGAAATTCTGGCAGACGGAATACCACTTTGACGGTTTCCGGTTTGACGGCGTAACCAGCATGATTTACCGGGATCACGGGCTGGGATCCGCGTTTACGAATTACGACATGTATTTCAACATGAACACGGATATCCAGGCGCTGAACTACCTGCAGCTGGCCAATGAACTGATTCATGAGGTGAACCCGAACGCCCTGACGGTGGCGGAGGACATGAGCGGAATGCCCGGCATGTGCCTGCCGATTGCGGAGGGCGGAATCGGGTTTGATTACCGCCTGGCGATGGGAGAGCCGGACTACTGGATCAAGCTGCTGAAGGATACCCGGGATGAAGACTGGAACATGAACGCCCTGTGGCATGAGATGACCACGCGGCGGCCCCAGGAAAAGGTGATCGGCTACTGCGAAAGCCATGACCAGGCACTGGTCGGGGACAAGACGATCATCTTCCGGATGGCGGATGCCGAGATGTATACCGGCATGAACAAGGATTACCATACCCTGACCATGGACCGGGCCATCGAGCTGCACAAGATCATCCGGCTGTATACGATGAGCCTGGGCGGAAACGGATACCTGAACTTTATGGGCAATGAGTTCGGCCATCCGGAATGGATCGATTTCCCGCGGGAAGGGAACGGATGGAGCTACAAGTACTGCCGGCGGCAGTGGTCACTGGTGGACAACCCGAACCTGAAATACGAGTGGCTGAATGAATTTGATGCCGCCATGATCCACATGGCCCGGGAACACAACCTGCTGGATGATCCGAACGCCGTGAGCCTTTGGATTGACCCGGAACGGAAGATCATCACCTTCAGCCGCGGAAAACTGCTGTTTGTATTCAACTTCCACAATTCCTATTCCGAAACGCATTTCTTCCTGCACGCGCATACCGTGGGTGAAGGAAGCTACCGGGTGATCCTGAGCAGCGATGAGAAACGCTTCGGCGGTCCCGGAATCATTGACCACGATTATATCTACCACACCGGGTATACGGAAGGGCGCGGACTGGGCTTTGACGTTTACAGCCCCTGCCGGACGGCCATGGTGCTTGAAAAGACGGAGGATTAA